The nucleotide sequence AAAGAGGTTATGATAACTTTAACCAAAAGTACGAAGGCTTCAAAATAGCTTTTGACTTGTTTAAACAAGATGTGTATAAAGAGTAGAACCCCAAGGGGAGCAAAAAAAGCACTGACTAAAGTTGCTTTTCAATGAAATAAAAGATTAACATTTAATCAATAAGGGTTCAGGCTCAAGATGCATTTAAATCTGAATGTGTTTTGAGCCTGTTTATTTTTCTGTAAATAAGATATACCATGCCCAGAAAAGCTATTAATTCACCGCCGATATTGATAGTTATATGTGCTAAAAAATGATCTGTAGTTAAAAGCGCATAGGCTTGGTTTATTTTTTCATCATATTCGGAACCTAATCGACCATCAATAATGGGAATGATGAACCAAATCAGTTGGATAGCCAAATTAACACCTACGCCCATGAAAAATAACCTTTTTACCTGTGGAGCTTTAGAATAATCAAACTGTAATAAATAATTCATCGTTCTACTAAAAATATATACAGCTACTGCTGCCGCAACAAAAGAAGCTATACCACTTGCGAAGAGTATATTTAAATCTATATAAAAAAGAAGCCTCTCTAAAAGCTTAAATATCAAATTATATATCCCTATTGGAAACAATGCACCAAACAGAATTCCAATGGAGATTTTGATGTATGTTTTGTTCTTGTCCATTGATTATTTTTGATCAACAGATTTCTTTTGCAAGGCATTTAAGAAATTCCTCAGATACTGATCTAACACTGGTCGATATGATTTATGATTGGGTTTGCGGAAAAAGGCACTCAATTCTGGTTTTCCCACTTTTATATCAATGGAAGCAAAGAGGGTAATGATATCTTCAGCCTTTAAATCCAAGGCAATTTTTAATTTCCTGAGGATGATATTATTATTTAAATGCTTCTCGGGATCCGGCGCTGGTCCTTCTCGTTTCC is from Lentimicrobium sp. L6 and encodes:
- a CDS encoding DUF1456 family protein, whose translation is MTKNDILRRIRYLFNYSDAKMVDIFKQADYQVEEADVIDWLRKTEDPFLIEISDKELAIFLNGLIVEKRGKREGPAPDPEKHLNNNIILRKLKIALDLKAEDIITLFASIDIKVGKPELSAFFRKPNHKSYRPVLDQYLRNFLNALQKKSVDQK